From Pangasianodon hypophthalmus isolate fPanHyp1 chromosome 10, fPanHyp1.pri, whole genome shotgun sequence:
GATACAAAATGTTTATACACATGTTTAAGGGCCTACTTTTTATCCAGAAATCTAGAAAGATTGAAGACTTGTTGTCCTACCTGTTCTGTCCTCATATGAGGACAGTCTGGCATGGCTCACTAACCATTTTATTAATCTGCTCCTGAAACTTGTTTTGCAAGGCTGGAAATTTGGCAGAAAGAGTAACTTTTGGTGTATAGCAGTAGAGACTGTGTAAGCCTGAGCGATACTCTGGCAAGCCCAGTTTCCTCCTTTGCACATTCTGTCACAATGATCATAATCTCTGAATCATATGTTTATCTGTGTTCTGCCACCATATTTTTCACTAAGTTGAAGAAGTCTTTGTTCAGTTCTTTTAAGCTTTGAAAAATGATCAGCATTTTCAGTAGGGTTCAGGAAAAACTGAATTTGAAATCAAGGACTGCTCTCAACCTCCAACCTCTCTCAATCTCACCAAAGGTGTTAATCCTACCAAGAAATGCCTTGTTATAGTTTTTCAAATCAGAGAGTGCAAATTATGTTAGTGGCAGCAACTGTGAACTAATGTGAGGGACTGAGATACTGCCCTCCTGGGCTTATTTTTACAAATGAGTAATTTAGATCCAGGGCCTGTGTCACAATGTGACTCACTAAGAAAAAGTAAATTTCTTGGTTTGGCTGATGGATTGAGGTATGTTTCTTGGTTTTCCTGTTGAATTACATGCTATTTCCTCCAGAGAATGCTTGAAAAACCAGACATTTGGGTCTGCCTTCAAATTGCCTTCCATGGCCAGGCAAAGACCCTGACAGCTGCTTCTTGAAGTGAGGGACCAGATCCCCAGAGAGGCCTCCATGCAGAAGAACATGAAGGAGGACATGATAACTGGTTAAACCTGTCCACTCTATTTCTTTATGATACTTTAATTTGCACCAaattctctctctgacactgctATGGATGCTTTTAGATAGGACCCTGCAAACAAAACTGCAGGAAAGAAATAGGTATTAAatcattatgtatttatttataggtatttttttaatcaatttatcaTCAGGTAGGAAAAGAATATAAAGGTCTTTCAGACAAAAAATGTACTCTCCTTCATTGTTTCAAATAAGAATaacatgtcattcattcattcattcattttcagtaacagctttaacCTGGTCAAGGAAAGCACACTAGATCTCCCAGCtagcccatcacagggcatcacacacacttatacactgtTAAAATTGTATTCCCACACAGCTACTggaaatttagagtagccagtttACAAACCGGCTTTTCATtgggtggtgggaggaaactgaagtacctaaagaaacacatacacagacacaggcaCAGGCAGAACAAGCACAAataaactccacatagacagtaaccggAGCTCAGGTTGGAACCCTGGTCCCTGGAGTTGTGAGCAAAACACCGTCTGATGTGCCATCATGCCAACTCATATCATTTCTTCATGCAtcaaaacatgacaaagtgcAAAATGCATTGAAGATATTAGGTAGAATTATGGTAGAATTAAGGTAGAATTGCTCTTTTTTTGCCATTTGCAAATTTATGGGCATCATTGGAATGCATTCTACTGGGGATTCATTGAAATACATATTACTCCAGTCTTTTCCCTCTTTGTATTTGACATGGCATGGTATGTGAAGATATGTGAAGGTATCATTAGCTGAATAATATTCACTCTAGGCAATACTGTTCATGTAAAGGGTCTAATTTCTCTGAGAAGGTATtccatatatactgtataatgattttctgttttattttttaatgcattatatGACATATAACTAAGACTTTGtataagtgtttgttttttgttataaaCTATGCAATGCCAGCATTACTAATACAGAAACATAATATACAGTTTCAACTGCTTGCTCATGCTTAGCCCTGGGAATCTTATGAATCTGTAGCTCAAGTAATCTGATGATAAGTGCAACAAATATCCTGAGATATGAGTTGAGACAAAACAGAGGAACGCTGTTACACATTGTTTTAAGttgttacttttatttaattcactTCAAAATTAGCTTATTTTCAATTTgtataaagaaaggaaaatacaATGCATAATTTATATGGCTGCTTGCACGGacattcaaaaataattttatttctttgctttaaaagagctgaattattttctcaATACATAATTAATGGCATAGCTTGCAGCAGCActtaaaaaagtgttattacaaaatatttcatcatgAGTAATTTCTTGGAAACCAGTGTGAGTTAGGTTGTAATGACAggtgaaatataaaaacaggaTTTGGAAGAAAAAGACTAAGTAAGTCCACTTGGCCAAGATCTCTTATGGACACTCTTCATAAGAGCCACAaaattcactttaatttatCCCAGTGACACAATGTCTCACTTACTGCATGGTAACTACTAGATTATGATCATTACTTTCTTACTACCTACAAACTTGTCAAgctatttattcttttaatctGGATACAGTAGATGGCTTTACATGTAAGGTAgatgattaatatttaaaatacctGAAATACATCAGTTATGAGTACTCATAATCCACATTTTATATGACTTTATACAGATCTGAGTaaatcatatacatatacagtattttcttCAAATCATAGGAACCAAAAGAGGAACCTGAAGCTATCAAAGCAGTTTTCTGCAAATCAACAATTCTAAAGTACATATTTTTTATGACTACATTAATGTTGACAATTATGCACTGCTtgctgaaagtttttttttcacatagcTTATATTGTTTAAACACAGGATATCGAATAcacaatgtaaatatacagattTTACCTATAGTCAAGAAGAGATGAAGACTGTCTCAGTTCCTTTTAACTATCAGACAATACGATgaccatttttttccattaataaaAGATACATCTTACCCAAAATGTGTGAAtaatctttaaatattaaatatacaacaGCATTCAGTGCTTGTTTATTAATGCTCACTGTTATATGTCatatatttgaaaatgtatcaGTCTTTGCTCGCTTTGAGCATCAGGGGCTGGcaagtcattctttaatttatgCTGGTGACACAAAGCCAAGGAGTCTCCCTCTTAGTTTGGCTGTAACTGAAAATTTGACCGGCTTCAGTACTAACCCGTATGAGCAGTCCATAGTGAGAGTCTGAGAGGGGTTACTCTTGAATGTGCACTGATGCAGCAGAATGGCTAAGAACAGGAAGATCTCTGTCTTGGCAATCTGGTCACCAATACATCTTCTCTTACCTGTGGAGAAAATCATTACACTGCTGGTCAGGTCCTTGTTAAGGGCTCCATTTTCATCCAGGAACCTTGAGGGATTGAAGATGTGGGGGTCCTGCCACTTCTGTGGGTCGTGGTTCACAGACCACTGGTTGATGAACACCACTGTGTCTTTGGGGATGTGGAAGCCCTCGATGGTGACGTCTGTGGTGGTGGAGTGGGGGATGGTGACAGGCACGAAGCTGGTGTAGCGCATGGTCTCATAGATGAAAGCATCCAGGTAGGCCATGTTGATCTTGTCCTCCATTGAGGGCAGTCTGTCACGGCCAACCACTTTATCAATCTGCTCCTGGAGCTTGGTCTGCATGGCTGGGTACTTCACTAAGAGCAGCAACATCCACTGCATAATCGTAGATACAGTGTCCTGCCCTGCTCCAATCAGATCTGTCACGGTTCCCTCCACAAAGTCTTTAGACAACATGTTATTTTTTCCATGTTCAATCACACTAATGATTGCATCACTCATGTCTCGCGTTACATCGGGGTCAAATGTGTCTCTGTGCTGCACTACTTTGTCTTTCACATAAGCAAAGAACTCCTTATTGATAGTCTTGAAGTTCTGGTAGACGCTTCGCACTGGGTTTGGGAAAGACTGAAGCCAAGGCATGACATCTACTAAGCTCCCAGCCCCCACTGTCTCTCCAAACTTATCTACCCTACCCAGAAGTGCCCTGAACTCTGGGTCATCATGCCCGTAACGTTTTCCAAAGCAGAGAGCACAAATGACGTTAGCAGCAGCGACTGTAAATTCATGTGATGGGTTGAAATAACATCTATCTGCACTCAGCCTGAGAAAGTTCTGAACCATATCCATGGCCTCTGCCACAATATGTTGTTCAAAGGCCTTCTTGGTCTGGCTGTTTGCAGATGAGAAAGCCCTCAAGGTAGATTGAGCTACTCTCCGGTGTGCCTTCCACTGTTCGCTGTAACTGCCGAATGTCATACTTTTCCCTCCAGATATAATTTGAAAGGAGATGAAGTTTGGTCTTCCTGCAAACTCTGTGCTATGTTGTATGAGAGCTTGTCGTATGGCTGTGTGTCCATTCAGCACCACTATGTCATTGGAGCCCAGTCGGATCTGGTAGACATTGCCATACTTCTTTGCAAGCCTGGAGAAGGTAATGTGGGGCATTTGGCCTAGCTGCATGGCGTTGCCCACTAGTGGCCATGCAAAGGGCCCTGGCAGCCTTTTCTTGAGAGCAAGGTTGCGGATCCACAGACAGGCCTCCAGGCAGAAGAggaaaatgaaggaaatgatGAGCGCTGGTTGGACTTGTCCACTCCATTCCCTTATAATGCTGCTTCCCTTCATGCCAAACTCGCTCTCTGATAATGCCATCTCTTGATTCTGCTGTAAAGTTCCAATTCTGATTTGGACAACCAAAAATctaatttatatttcaaaacatgatttctcAGTAGGTTGTTTAGGAAAGCAATAATTCAAAGAaaggtaaaacaaacaaacaaacaaaaaactcacAATGGATGAAATCTTTCTCCTTTTTCCCTttctcagtgaaaaaaaaaagttcaagtgAACTGAGTTTCTGTATGTTCAGATGGTTCAGTCTCAGATATCTTGCCAATATTCAAGACAATATCATGAATATGCCTTGTGTTCTGATTTCTAGGCACTGAAAGTTACTCTGTCCGAGCTGGAAAACCAGCGTGTGTTATATATGTTTCCAGCACAGGGGCCGGGCTCGATGCGGTTCTCTTCACTCCTCCCATGCGCCTGGAGAGCTGCTTGGGTTACCTTTGCGCACAAGTAACTCACAGCACAAGGAAAGAGGAGGCGATACCGAGCAGTTTGGTGATGCTCCTCGTGGACTGCGATGGGATATTTTAAATACTAATTTCCATATCTGTGTCCGTTTGGATACTTTTAGGTATTTTGCGCAAAACCAGACTGGCACTGGTGGAGGTTCTCCGTACGAAATGCGCACACGGTTTGTTTCAGTCCTTCGCATCTCTAAATTGGTCATATCATAGACAcacagctatatatatatatatatatatatatatatatatatatatatatatatatatatccaaatatataataaagatCTCCTTGTGTTGTACCATAAATGTTCTATACCAtggtttcattttcagaatTATGCTTGTTTACAGATTTTAAGGTCTCTAGTCTAAACGTGCTCCtcatacagaaagaaagatgtgaGTGTTGCGTTACTTTCTGTGGCTGCTTCGTAGCTGAGAAGTTAAAACTGACCAAATAAACTGGTTTCTTAAAAAACAATTCCTAGAATAACTCATGCACACGTTTTTCACGCGCTGTGAATCTCCTACAGTGCTTTGGCGTTTTTCCCCTCCGCCTATTAAACGTCTTCATCCTCAATGTCATCATTTTGTCTGAGCAAACAGAGTTTCAGATCTCCCAACACGCTCAGTCTATAAATCAGacagcagaaaaaataaaaagatttgtgCTTATAACGTAATTCAGATATGCCTGATGGGGAGTAAATTGGCCGGAGCTCGGTGCGCATTTATAATAACCACCcaagttattatatttacacattatagttattattattattacacacacattatatatacactctcacacacacacaattgctatgttttatatctctctctctctctctctctctttctctctctctctctatatatatatatatatagagagagagagagagagagagagattagttagttagttagttagtttatatatagttttaaaagGTTGCATTAATGTAAAGAATGTGCAGTATACACTTCATATGCTGCATCAGTTCATGCCTTCACATTTATTAAGTTTGATCTGGATCAAGATCTTTACTGCTGGTACAGTACTGCAGATATAATCTCTTGGCTGAAAATTTTTTTGCCCTATATTTAAGCGTTTGTGGTTGGTAAGACATAAGTCTGGCACATAATACAAAGTAGAATTTATTTGTCATGCCCTAGTGATTCTATTAACCTAATTGATAACTGAGATCCTGAGGTGAAACACTTCTTGCCTCATAGCCAGACACAAAATTAGTGTTTCTTGGTCTTCACCAGCTGAGGAGTTTATTTTTGTAGGGAGTTAATGGCTGTAATTGTGGATACTAAAACATTAACAGAGTGAGCCAATGAGTTTAGAGGAACAGAGCCATCTAATAATCTTAAAAATTCACTCCCCTTTacaaaagtaagtgtgtgtgtgtgtgtgtgtgtgtgagagagagagagcgagagagagcgcgagagtgatctcagtgattgaGAAACTTCAGCTTAAGAAACTTATTGTAGTCATAttaatttaacacacacacacacacacacacacacacacacatatatatatatatatatatatatatatatatatattagtagaaattaatatgcataaatatacatattaggagacattattattattattattattattattattattattattatataaaaatggcAGAATGCCTAAATGTTGCTGCCCATGGCTAATCCATACATGCATTTTGAATTTAGTGATATATGAAGTCTTAGGATGGGCAAACAATATTTCCTTTATCTAGAAGATAAACAGATGTTGTTTCATACAGTGTTTCCTGCTGGCACAAGTCCCTATCTTTTCTGGGGAATCCTCCAATGTAGCATAACACTCTTCTGCTCCATTCCCACTCTGTGCACACATGGCCTCTCATGTTGCCATTGAGACTAATGAGAACCAGACGTTccttgtgtgaatgtgtgcatatgCATGCATATGTCTGCCATGTGGCTGCCATGTTTGCCTGTGATTATCCCCTGTAGCCTGGCTGTGAAAACGGGTTCTAACCCCAGGCTGACTCTCCTGAGGTAGCGGGAAGGGGGGTTAAAACCTTGATGTGTTCAGACAGGTCGCATGGTGGACACAGCCGGTCCAGCTCTGGAGCTAATTATGGTTTACTAGTCTCATTTCCACTTCTCAGTGAGCTACTGTCAAAAAACTGTTTCACTTACTCACACATCTGAGTGATTTCAATCTTTATGTTGCACAGATAGTCTTTCTTGATGCAATCActaacacaaatatataaagacacattacattatattagtGAGACTTTGGCTAAATACGTGCTACAATTGATTCTGCAAATGctatcagttaaaaaaaatcactcaggTTCaccatctctgtctttctttaacTTTATGTGTGATGATATACTGTAGAAATTCATTTTACAACATATAAACAATCAAAAAAACACCAATACTAATTACGCCCACTGTGAGAACCTCTCCTGACCCTGAGTTAAGCATATCAATTACTTTATTTTCCAGCTAGTGCTACTCAGCTAATGCTAGCTATCTGAaaaatcttaattaattaacagttgGCTCTAACCCCAGGTGCCAAGATGCCATTTTTATGCATTCTGATACAATGGATACTGAAGGTTCAATGGgactaaaaaaatgcaaaaccatCAAGTGTTTGTtggtaagctgaagatgaaaaggaatttcacctttcagcatgacaatgagcGGAAGCATGCATCCAAATCAAAAGGAACGGCTTAACccaaagaagatcaatgtttttgaatggcctagccagagcccagacctgaatccaactaaaaatctgtggggtgatctgAAGTGAGCTCTGCATAGGAGATGCCATtacttacaatttgatggatctagaatgtttttacaaggaagagtggaaaaatattgccaagtcaagatgatagactcttacccaaaaagactgagtggtgtaataaaatcaaaaggtgcttcaacaatgtattagtttaggggtgtgcacacttatgcaaccaggttattgtaacttttttatttttctatttttccttttctattttttctttttatttatcttggttttgtTTCTACCTCTGTGAGCAGGTCTGAGTATGCTCTCTGGACACTCTGCCTTCATACTTGCATGTAAGTCTCAGGGGacactagggggcagtgtcACATGTACCAAGCCAGAATTACAGGAAATGGTAAtcaaaaaagatatatatatatatatatatatatatatatatatatatatatatatatatatatatatatatatatatatatatatatatatatattatggaaTGGAAAACAAAGAAGAGTTCTGTATTTCACAGTAGGAACAATGGATAGAAGACAGATGAAAAGAGCAGGGGACAAAAATGAtgatgttgcaaaaaaaaaaaaaggctggggGAGCCTTGCATGAGCCATTATAGATCAAGTCCATTCTCACTGAAAGAATTTCTGAagcatttttcattcatctgtAACAAATAATACCAAGAGTTCATATATTGAAGCACTTCAAATTAAAATGCtttagatttctttaaaaattgaGTTGGTATGGTTTATATCATCTACATTATAATGGCAGCTACAGCCAGTATAAGGACTTGCACTTTATATTCACAAGAGTTACAATATCATGATTAtagttttctataaataaatctttgatACAGTAATGTTATCATATCACTGAGATCCAGCATGTGTGTGACACATACTGCGTCCTCTTCAGGTGAacaggatttttatttatttttttgctagaTTTTATTTGCTTCTGGTGTAACTGCGGCTTTATTATCTGTgtggttttgcatgttctcccccaTGTCCGCATGGGTttagcagttactgaagatcaaataatgaatatatCTATCAGTGCCAGAGATGCTCAGAGCCTTGAGTGAAGCCTCTAACATTGGCTCAGTGGCACAACCCTTTTCTCTTTAGCTAGAGCTTCTATAGACAACATTCATTGTATAGGATGTGCTGTCTATGATCATTGGCTGATGGTTATTAAAATACAACCTCTTGTTTAGAAGCTTTGCCCTTTCACCAAATACTCAGTGACTACGACAGTCGCATTGATCTGCAAAATACAGTTATTTTATTCTTGGATCGTGAGCCCAAACTGCttactaccatactaaataaatgtcactATATCAATGGTTTTCTTACTATTTAGGCATACAGGTTAGTATGCATCATGTACTACGGGAAACAACCGAGAATTCTTTCTGTGTGTTACTTGGCATTCTCAGCTGAGACTAACGTATGGTGGAGAACAGTGTTACAAAATGTAGCTCGCAATAGCATTTTTCTAGAGGGCAAGTCCAAATTTTTAGGAGGTGGCTAAAGAAAACTGCATGGTATGTGTCCTGagtttaaattttacttttcaAATTGAATAATAAGAATTATACTACATGATCTCTTAGTAGTCATGTTTCATGATCAAGTCCAATCTCAGTGTTTTAGATAAAAATGAGcattttgtatatattgtttCCTTTTCCAAATTTTCGGATTTCTGCACCAACCAACTATAGCAATGTACAATGATGCGGTGCCTACAGTCGTGCAGAAAATCAtgttaaaaccttttttaatttacagaaaaatttcTTCAGGGGAGGTTTCTCAATTTCTCTATATAGCCAATTTTCTTCTTCCGTGCCTCTATGACATTTCAATGAGGTATGACACAGTGCAGAAGCATCACGCATCAATATCTATACAGGCTCTACTGTTGCTGCTGAGAGCTGTTCTCGCGTGCAGGGATGAGTTTGCGTGCCATGGAGGCCTATAGCGTGTGCAGCTCCCGGTCACCGGGCTCCGACCTCCCAGGGGAGCTGGGGGAGGAGATTCTGCCAAGAGATTAAAAtgggatggagagagaaggaaggggGGGGGGAGGAGAACAAACACGACTCAGAGAAATGGCTTCCAGATGACCCTGATTTCAGTGAGTTAACTCATCGTAGAAGCTGCCCAAAGACCAATCAGAGAGTATGTAACCTAATTAAGGGTTCAGAATTGAGGGTGACACAAAATAGCAAGTGAGCTTAATATTCTTGGTGGACTTACATAGGCTCTGGTGTTAATACACTCTTTGTTATGAATTTGTATCAGTTTGGGTGCTTTTTTAGGTA
This genomic window contains:
- the LOC113530110 gene encoding cytochrome P450 1B1, producing the protein MALSESEFGMKGSSIIREWSGQVQPALIISFIFLFCLEACLWIRNLALKKRLPGPFAWPLVGNAMQLGQMPHITFSRLAKKYGNVYQIRLGSNDIVVLNGHTAIRQALIQHSTEFAGRPNFISFQIISGGKSMTFGSYSEQWKAHRRVAQSTLRAFSSANSQTKKAFEQHIVAEAMDMVQNFLRLSADRCYFNPSHEFTVAAANVICALCFGKRYGHDDPEFRALLGRVDKFGETVGAGSLVDVMPWLQSFPNPVRSVYQNFKTINKEFFAYVKDKVVQHRDTFDPDVTRDMSDAIISVIEHGKNNMLSKDFVEGTVTDLIGAGQDTVSTIMQWMLLLLVKYPAMQTKLQEQIDKVVGRDRLPSMEDKINMAYLDAFIYETMRYTSFVPVTIPHSTTTDVTIEGFHIPKDTVVFINQWSVNHDPQKWQDPHIFNPSRFLDENGALNKDLTSSVMIFSTGKRRCIGDQIAKTEIFLFLAILLHQCTFKSNPSQTLTMDCSYGLVLKPVKFSVTAKLRGRLLGFVSPA